Proteins encoded within one genomic window of Aspergillus nidulans FGSC A4 chromosome VII:
- a CDS encoding transporter xtrC (transcript_id=CADANIAT00009059) yields the protein MDTKGAQLQTTSGYELAESSRAVNRERPVEYPSTESSTPLVESNDADDFPDGGIRSWLVVLGSFFLLMASYGLMNSVGVIQSYLETHQLSHYSSRDVGWISGVFVFTSLILGIFVGPLFDAYGPKELVAVGTGIYSLGVLLTAQCTQYWHFILCFGVIAGIGAAVISNVGMSCIPHWFYAKAGMAIGTAMAGAGLGGVVFPYILRETWTSIGFKWGMRVTALLVLLLCGSATFLVKSRLPRNGRPKAAFDIRCFKDARFSWLSAATFCLELVVFGLLGILPSYVVAQGFSAASSVNLLVVMNVCNSIGRLVSGRVADKYGRLNVLILLVAMAVILIFAILYPFSNSLPALYIFCATYGFVSGSFICLAPVCVRQISPAKETGMRFGTLYGLVAFATLICIPIGGEMLEKIGAHMVVVYLGVMLVVAILFFVIARWACLDYKWNWWSKI from the exons ATGGACACCAAAGGGGCTCAGCTGCAGACTACCTCGGGCTATGAACTCGCCGAATCTTCCAGAGCCGTCAATCGTGAACGGCCGGTTGAATACCCCTCCACTGAGTCCAGTACCCCATTAGTTGAGTCTAACGATGCAGATGATTTTCCAGACGGTGGCATCCGCTCATGGCTCGTTGTGCTGGgctcgttcttcctcctcatgGCGTCGTACGGACTCATGAACTCCGTCGGCGTCATCCAGTCTTACCTCGAAACCCACCAACTGTCGCACTACTCCAGCCGCGATGTCGGTTGGATCTCCGGCGTTTTCGTCTTCACATCTCTCATTTTGGGCATCTTTGTTGGCCCCCTCTTTGACGCATACGGGCCGAAGGAACTCGTCGCTGTGGGGACGGGTATCTATAGTCTTGGAGTGCTTCTGACAGCGCAATGTACGCAATATTGGCACTTCATTCTTTGCTTCGGCGTAATAGCCGGTATTGGAGCCGCAGTGATCAGTAATGTTGGCATGTCCTGCATCCCGCACTGGTTCTATGCGAAAGCAGGCATGGCGATTGGGACGGCCATGGCGGGCGCGGGCTTGGGGGGCGTTGTCTTCCCGTATATCCTGCGGGAGACGTGGACTAGTATCGGCTTCAAATGGGGAATGAGAGTCACTGCGCTTCTggttctcctcctctgtgGTTCGGCCACTTTCCTCGTCAAGAGCCGGCTGCCCCGAAACGGACGGCCAAAGGCCGCGTTTGATATCCGCTGCTTCAAGGACGCGAGGTTCTCGTGGCTTTCTGCTGCTACCTTCT GCTTGGAACTGGTCGTCTTCGGCCTGCTCGGTATCCTGCCCAGTTACGTTGTCGCGCAAGGGTTCAGCGCCGCATCGAGCGTCAACCTCCTCGTGGTGATGAATGT CTGCAATTCGATCGGCCGCCTGGTGAGCGGCCGCGTTGCAGACAAGTACGGCCGGCTCAATGTGCTCATCCTCCTAGTCGCCATGGCTGTgatcctcatcttcgccatTCTCTACCCGTTCAGTAACTCTCTGCCCGCGCTTTACATATTCTGCGCGACATATGGCTTCGTATCGGGCTCGTTTATCTGCCTTGCCCCTGTCTGCGTCCGCCAGATCTCGCCAGCTAAGGAGACGGGGATGCGGTTTGGGACACTGTATGGGTTGGTTGCGTTTGC GACATTGATCTGTATCCCTATTGGCGGGGAAATGTTGGAGAAAATTGGGGCACATATGGTTGTTGTCTATCTCGGCGTTATGCTCGTTGTTGCCATATTGTTTTTTGTGATTGCCCGATGGGCTTGTCTCGACTACAAATGGAACTGGTGGAGTAAGATTTGA
- a CDS encoding endo-1,4-beta-xylanase (transcript_id=CADANIAT00009056): protein MKVFRAATFITVFLAATDGVNAITDTRTSPLRKEAAGKGILIGSGAISPTYLNDPQFATVLAEQFESLSPENEMKWSFINPTKGHYNWETIDRLVEFAEAHDMVVKGHGLISSCCNPDYLVNITNPTAFRAAMAAHFKAVMRRYHGKVDRWDVVTEALKTQGGGLQTNAFYKILGPSYIDDAFRIARAAVPEAKLFINEAMVESLAGKRQELYNLVSRLVANGVPIDGVALQMHVTEGLPVQPGVIREMVDSYKALGLKVTIAEMDVHTLNTTLQTEIYSTIVSEALDSGITDISFWGFTDKHAYTWVKGAKPLMFDEYYNPKGAFYAIHSALTSFKDVVPGNQSCAYASPGSLKKQ from the coding sequence ATGAAAGTGTTCAGAGCCGCAACGTTCATCACTGTGTTCCTCGCCGCTACAGATGGAGTAAACGCCATCACCGATACCAGGACTAGCCCGCTGAGAAAGGAGGCAGCAGGAAAAGGCATTCTCATTGGGTCTGGGGCTATTAGTCCGACCTATCTCAATGATCCTCAGTTTGCGACTGTCCTTGCTGAGCAGTTCGAGAGCCTCTCTCCCGAGAATGAGATGAAGTGGTCATTCATCAACCCGACCAAAGGGCACTACAACTGGGAGACAATCGACCGTCTGGTTGAGTTCGCCGAAGCACACGATATGGTAGTTAAAGGCCATGGGCTCATCTCGAGCTGCTGCAACCCCGACTACTTAGTCAATATCACCAACCCTACGGCATTCCGTGCTGCAATGGCGGCGCACTTCAAGGCAGTTATGCGGCGGTATCACGGCAAGGTAGATCGGTGGGATGTTGTTACGGAAGCCCTGAAGACCCAGGGCGGTGGTCTGCAGACCAACGCCTTCTATAAGATCCTCGGTCCTAGCTATATTGATGACGCCTTCCGTATTGCCCGTGCGGCTGTCCCGGAAGCCAAGCTATTCATCAACGAAGCTATGGTCGAGTCATTAGCCGGTAAGCGTCAGGAGCTCTACAATCTGGTCTCTAGACTCGTGGCGAACGGCGTCCCGATTGACGGAGTTGCCCTGCAGATGCATGTCACGGAAGGACTTCCTGTCCAACCAGGTGTAATCAGGGAAATGGTCGACTCCTACAAGGCGCTCGGATTGAAAGTAACAATCGCTGAAATGGATGTCCACACGCTCAACACCACGCTCCAAACCGAAATCTACAGCACTATTGTCTCTGAGGCTCTCGATTCAGGAATTACCGACATCAGTTTCTGGGGTTTTACCGACAAGCACGCTTATACTTGGGTAAAGGGTGCAAAGCCCTTGATGTTCGACGAGTATTACAATCCTAAGGGTGCGTTCTACGCTATCCACTCTGCTTTAACAAGCTTCAAAGATGTGGTACCTGGCAATCAAAGCTGTGCATATGCGTCGCCTGGGTCTCTGAAGAAGCAATAG
- a CDS encoding putative aromatic-L-amino-acid decarboxylase (transcript_id=CADANIAT00009058) gives MDSDQFREAAHATIEDTLELTDPVISYFNNIPNQRVLPTIEPGYLRPQIPPSPPTEPESWPAIQADIDSKIKPGLTQWQSPNFMAFFPATVTYPSILGEMYSAAFNAPAFNWLCSPACTELETVMMDWMAQALGLPKCFYSTSENKGGGVIQMSASDAVATVMIAARERRVQQQAKAEGLKEGTEEYEDRIMELRPRLVALSSSQAHSSTAKAALLAGTRYRSIGVSLENDMALTGAELRSMLEELDIKNLAPYFITLCFGSTNSCAVDRFKEITDVLKEKEHWSRIWVHIDAAYAGSALVADEWQYIARDFAEGVDSFNLNMHKWLLVNFDASLLYVRNRHDLTDFLDITPAYLRNPYSESGQVIDYRNWSIPLGRRFRALKIWFVMRSYGLNGLKEFVRKGIKLGDTFADLIRSRGDLFEIVTKPAFGLTVFRVKAASLANGNGVSVNGQSGTVVKPDEEADAVTKEVYETINARGEIFITSTVMAGVYAIRVVSANERAEEKYVRRAFDILVETSEEVLKKAK, from the exons ATGGACAGCGACCAGTTCAGAGAGGCTGCGCACGCTACAATTGAAGACA CTTTAGAGCTAACTGATCCAGTAATCTCCTACTTCAACAACATCCCCAACCAGCGCGTCCTCCCGACGATCGAACCAGGCTACCTACGGCCCCAGATCCCGCCCTCTCCCCCAACAGAACCCGAATCCTGGCCAGCAATTCAGGCGGATATCGACAGTAAGATCAAGCCTGGCCTGACGCAATGGCAGTCGCCCAACTTCATGGCGTTTTTCCCGGCCACTGTAACCTACCCTTCGATCCTCGGTGAGATGTACAGCGCGGCCTTCAACGCGCCTGCCTTCAACTGGCTCTGTTCGCCCGCCTGCACTGAACTTGAGACCGTCATGATGGACTGGATGGCGCAGGCTCTGGGGCTTCCCAAGTGCTTCTATAGTACTAGTGAGAATAAGGGTGGCGGTGTCATCCAGATGAGTGCGAGTGATGCCGTCGCAACGGTGATGATCGCTGCTCGTGAAAGAAGAGTTCAGCAGCAGGCGAAGGCCGAGGGACTGAAAGAGGGGACCGAAGAGTATGAGGACCGGATTATGGAGCTCCGGCCGCGGTTGGTGGCGCTTAGTAGCTCCCAGGCGCACAGCAGTACGGCGAAGGCGGCGCTGTTGGCTGGCACGCGGTACCGGAGTATCGGGGTCAGTCTGGAGAATGATATGGCCCTTACCGGGGCTGAGCTGCGATCTatgctggaggagctggacatCAAGAACCTGGCGCCCTATTTTATCACTCTGTGCTTTGGGTCAACGAACTCTTGCGCTGTGGATCGCTTCAAGGAGATCACGGACGtattgaaggagaaagagcacTGGTCGCGCATCTGGGTGCACATCGATGCGGCCTATGCTGGGTCTGCCTTGGTTGCAGACGAGTGGCAGTACATTGCGAGGGATTTCGCTGAGGGCGTAGATAGCTTCAATCTAAACATGCACAAGTGGCTGCTCGTTAACTTTGACGCAAG TCTCCTCTACGTCCGCAACCGCCATGACCTCACCGACTTCTTGGATATCACCCCGGCATACCTGCGCAACCCCTACTCTGAATCAGGCCAGGTCATCGACTACCGCAACTGGTCTATCCCGCTTGGCCGACGGTTCCGCGCGCTCAAGATCTGGTTCGTCATGCGCAGCTACGGCCTCAACGGGCTGAAGGAGTTCGTGCGCAAGGGTATCAAGCTGGGAGATACCTTTGCAGATCTCATCCGCAGCCGCGGTGATCTCTTTGAGATTGTGACCAAGCCGGCATTTGGGCTGACTGTGTTCCGTGTCAAGGCTGCTTCATTGGCGAACGGGAATGGAGTTTCTGTGAACGGGCAGAGTGGGACTGTGGTGAAACCTGACGAGGAGGCGGATGCTGTCACTAAGGAGGTATACGAGACCATCAACGCTCGCGGggagatcttcatcacctcTACTGTTATGGCTGGGGTTTATGCGATTCGTGTGGTCAGTGCAAATGAGCGCGCAGAGGAGAAGTATGTTCGGAGGGCCTTTGACATCTTGGTAGAGACATCAGAGGAGGTGTTAAAGAAGGCCAAATGA
- the frdA gene encoding putative FAD dependent oxidoreductase (transcript_id=CADANIAT00009057), which translates to MSTCAMPQPLAHPSGIIVVGTGLAGLSTATQLTTHNVPVILLERAERPGGNSIKASSGINGAGTKFQTVPDSAEEFYDDTVRSAGKPFATAANVERERRERLIHTVTRNSKGAVDWLSDEIGVDLSKVAQLGGHSKPRTHRGEKGKPPGAAIIGSLLDKLKSNPFVDMRMKSRVTKVLKEAQEVVGVEYIDSDEKTQSLRGPVIFASGGFAGDVRGMVAQYRPDLAGLPSTNEAREGSQPLLAEVGAGLIDMDHIQIHPTGFLDAKDTSAAVKFLAAEALRGEGGILLLDNGARFVNELETREHVTDAILKSATKLDTDLRQWDVTLLLDEGAASALDTHMQFYLWKGLIQKTTLGELGKSTLETVQQYADIMAGKQQDPYGRTAFGNWTLSDPQPESVAYVGKVTPVLHFTMGGVLFNEQGQVLDQTWTPIRGLWAAGEVTGGLHGQNRLGGSSLLECAVFGRIVGDQVAAFYNQHYVSDSGH; encoded by the coding sequence ATGTCGACCTGCGCAATGCCCCAGCCCCTCGCCCACCCATCTGGCATCATAGTGGTTGGCACAGGTCTCGCGGGCCTCTCCACCGCAACGCAGTTAACAACGCACAATGTCCCGGTTATCCTCCTTGAGCGCGCTGAACGGCCGGGCGGGAATAGCATCAAAGCGTCATCAGGGATTAATGGTGCTGGGACCAAGTTCCAGACTGTTCCCGATAGCGCTGAGGAGTTTTATGACGATACGGTGCGCTCAGCCGGGAAACCCTTTGCAACGGCTGCAAATGTAGAGAGAGAACGAAGGGAAAGACTCATCCACACTGTTACAAGGAACTCAAAGGGTGCAGTCGATTGGCTTTCTGACGAAATAGGCGTGGACCTAAGCAAAGTCGCACAACTGGGTGGACACAGCAAACCGCGGACGCATCGGGGAGAGAAGGGGAAACCGCCTGGGGCGGCAATTATTGGGTCATTATTGGACAAACTAAAGTCCAATCCATTCGTGGACATGCGTATGAAATCCCGCGTGACAaaggtgctgaaggaggcGCAGGAAGTCGTCGGCGTTGAGTACATCGATAGCGACGAGAAGACCCAGAGTCTCCGGGGACCCGTTATCTTTGCAAGTGGTGGCTTTGCAGGCGACGTGCGCGGCATGGTCGCGCAGTATCGCCCTGACCTGGCTGGGTTACCATCAACGAACGAAGCAAGGGAAGGCTCGCAGCCACTCCTGGCTGAAGTCGGAGCGGGGTTGATTGATATGGACCACATCCAAATTCATCCGACGGGCTTCCTGGATGCCAAAGACACGTCTGCGGCTGTAAAGTTTCTTGCGGCCGAGGCTTTACGTGGTGAAGGGGGTATATTGCTCCTCGACAATGGAGCCCGTTTCGTCAACGAGCTGGAAACAAGGGAGCATGTTACCGATGCCATTTTGAAGTCAGCTACAAAGCTGGATACCGATCTCCGGCAATGGGAcgtcaccctcctcctcgatGAAGGCGCCGCATCTGCCCTTGACACGCACATGCAGTTCTACCTGTGGAAGGGGCTCATCCAGAAAACAACGCTCGGCGAGCTTGGAAAATCCACGCTTGAAACTGTCCAGCAATATGCAGACATAATGGCAGGCAAGCAGCAAGACCCATACGGCCGTACTGCGTTTGGGAACTGGACACTCTCTGATCCTCAGCCGGAGTCGGTGGCATATGTGGGCAAGGTCACGCCCGTTTTGCACTTCACGATGGGCGGTGTCCTCTTTAACGAACAGGGCCAGGTGCTTGACCAGACCTGGACTCCCATCCGGGGCCTCTGGGCTGCGGGCGAGGTCACAGGTGGTCTGCATGGGCAGAACCGGCTGGGTGGTTCCTCGCTGCTAGAGTGTGCGGTTTTTGGCCGCATTGTTGGGGATCAGGTAGCTGCGTTTTATAACCAGCATTATGTTTCTGACAGTGGGCATTGA